AGCGCGGCATCAAGGAACTGGACGGCTTCGGCGTCCAGCGCTGGACGTCCGCCCCGGAGTACCTGGTGAAGCTCGATCCGGCGCTCGGGCGGGCGGGCGTCCTGATGGAGCCCTGCTCCGTGGTGGCCAAGGCGTGGGACCAGGTCGACCGGATCGGCGGCCGCGCCTGGTTCGAACCCCGGACGGCCGTCGTCTGCGGCGCGGGGCCCGTGGGGCTGCTCGCCGCGCTGCTGGGCGTCCAGCGGGGGCTCGACGTCCACGTCCTCGACGTGGTGACGGCGGGGCCCAAGCCAGGGCTGGTCGCGGACCTGGGCGCCACCTACCACACGGCCGGTCTGGACACCCTGCTGGACGAGGTCCGCGTGGACGTGGTGATCGAGACGACGGGCGTCCCGGCCGTCCTCGCGGCGGCCCTGCGGAATGCGACGCCCTACGCGCTCACGTGCCTGCTCGGCATGCACGACCCCGAGCCGCCCGTCGCCCTCGATCTGGCGACCGTCGGCAGGGACGCGGTGCTGGGCAACACCGTCGTGGTGGGATCGGTCAACGCCAACGTAGCCCACTGGCGCGCCGCCGCGCAGGCCCTCGGGGAGGCCGACTGCTCCTGGCTGCTGCGGCTCCTCAACCGCACCGTCCCCCTCTCGCGCGCGCCGGAGGCCTTCGTGCCCCAGCCCGACGACGTGAAGGTGGTCATCGACCTCCAGCCCTGAGGACGCCCCCTCCGGCGTGCCCGCGGGGCGCTAGCGTTGCCCCGACACCTAGAAGGAGCGACGATGCCTGTTCTCGACCCCTACGCCGCCGATACCGACCGCTACGACGGCCGGATGCCCTACCGCCGGACCGGCGACAGCGGCCTGATGCTGCCCGCCGTCTCGCTGGGGTTGTGGCACAACTTCGGCGACGACGTCCCGTTCGCCCGCCAGCGGGACATCCTGCGCCGCGCGTTCGACCTGGGCATCACCCACTTCGACCTGGCCAACAACTACGGCCCGCCCTACGGCGCCGCGGAGGAGAACTTCGGGCGACACCTGCGCACCGACTTCGCCCCCTACCGCGAGCAACTGGTCATCTCCACCAAGGCCGGGTGGGACTTCTGGCCCGGCCCGTACGGCAACCTCGGCTCGCGCAAGTACCTCCTGGACTCCCTCGACGCCTCGCTGCAGCGCATGGGGCTGGACCACGTCGACATCTTCTACCACCACCGCGCCGACCCGGACACGCCGCTGGAGGAGACGATGGGGGCGCTCGACCACGCCGTCCGCTCCGGACGCGCGCGCTACGTCGGCATCTCCTCCTACTCGCCCAGCCGGACGCAGCGGGCCGTCCAGATCCTCAAGGAGATGGGCACGCCGCTGCTGATCCACCAGCCGTCCTACTCGATGCTGAACCGCTGGGTCGAGGAGGGGCTGCTGGAGGTGCTGCAGGCCGACGGCGTCGGGGCGATCGCGTTCTCGCCGCTCGCCCAGGGCATGCTGACGAACAAGTACCTCGGCGGGATCCCGGGGGACTCCCGCGCCGCGCAGGGCAAGTCGCTGTCGGAGGGCCTGCTCACCGAGGAGAACCTCGCGCACATCAGCGCCCTGAACGACATCGCCGCGGCGCGCGGCCAGTCGCTGGCGCAGATGGCGATCGCCTGGGTGCTCCGCCAGCCGGCGGTCACCTCGGCGCTGATCGGCGCGTCGTCGGTCAAGCAGTTGGAGGACTCGGCCGCCGCGGTCCAGAACCTCACCTTCACCGACGCCGAGCTGTCCGCGATCGACGACCACGCCCGGGAGGGCGGCCTCAACCTGTGGGCGGGGCCGTCCTCGGTGGAGTGAGGCCGGGGCCGGACGCCGAGCGGGCGCGCCCACCGATCCGCTCGGCCCCGGCCTGACCCCGGACGCGTCGCGCCCGGGCGGCGCCGATCAGGCGGTGCTCCACGCGGTGGACCGGTCGCGGCCGGCCGCGATCAGCATCTCGGCCAGCGCCGTGGAGAGCCAGTACGCCGGGAACTCGAGGTGGACGCCGGTGTCGAAGGTCACCGTCCCGTCGCCGAGTTCGAGCCGCAGGCCGTCGAAGCCGTCCGCGTGCCAGATCTGCGAGGCCGGAAACCACCGGGCCCCCGGCGCCGCCATCGCCTCGGCGCGCGGGGCGCGGACCACCGCGCGGACCCGCTCGAACGGGCTCGGACCCGCAGCGGCCGGCAGCACCAGCACCCCGTCGCCGTGGACGAACGCGTCCAGGACGACCCCGCGGTCGATCCGGCCGTCCTCGACGGGGTTCAGCCCGGCCGAGGCGGCCAGGAAGCGTTCGTCCGGGTCGCGGGGGAGCCGCAGGTCCTCGTCGCCGTGGTGCGCGGCGATGAACGCCCTCAGCGGCTCGTTGCTGGAACCGGAGACCGCGTCCCGCAACGCCTCGGCCAGCCCGGGCGGGTCGTCCCACACCACGTGGTCGTCGCCGCCGAGGGACCAGTCGATCCGCAGCGCCCGCACGCCGAGCGCGACCCGGCTCGCGGTCAGCAGTTCCCACTCGAAGTCGGCGCCGACGAACGCCGGGTCGGTCAGCACCGAGCGCGGCGTGGGCTCCTGGCCGCCGTCCAGGATCTCCTCCATGCTCAGCCACTTCAGCTGGTCCCCCGCCCGCTGTGCGACCTCGTCCCAGCCGACCGCCGGGTACGGGGCGACCAGCAGGCCGTCCTCCAGGTCGGTCAGGGACGCGAGGCCGCGGTCGAGCAGGTCGACGGCGAGTTCGCCGCGGGGCGCGAAGCCGCCCGGGCTCGCGGCCAGGATCCGCTGGTGCGCCTCCGCCATGGACGCCCGCGCCCGGCCGTGGTCGAACAGGTCGAGCCGCATCCGGGTCTCCGCCCCGTGCTCGGCGGCGCGGGCCAGGACGGCGCGGGCGTCCGTCAGGGCGGTGCGGGGCGCGATCCGGCCGGCCGCGCGGGTGGCGCGCTCCTCGCGGGCGTGCTCGCCGGTGCCGGCGATGGCGCGGTACACCGCGGCCCGCAGCTTCAGGATCCAGCCGAGATCCGCCCGGGCGGCGCGCTGGGTGAGCCGCTCGCCGAACGGGTCGGTCCCGCCGCCGGCCGCGCTGAGTTCGGCGGTCAGCAGCGCCCGGAACTGGTCGGTGGTCAGCAGGGCCAGCGTCGGCACGCCGACCCGGAGCAGGCCGCGGTCGTGATCGACGCGCAGCGCCGGTTCGCCGTCGAGCGCCAGGCGCTCGGGCGGTGCGACGCGGGCGGCGCGCGCCGCCTCGGTCAGGGTGTCGCGGAGCCGGGGGTGCGGCGTCGGGTCGAGCGGGGTGTCGATCTGGACGGGCGGTGGCCCGTCCCCCTCGCCGCGGCGGGGGAACGCGAGCCCGAGCACGATGAGCGCCAGGACCAGGCAGACGGTGCGCACGAACGGCCCCCAGCCGAGGCCCAGCTCGAGCCACAGCCCCAGCGCGGCGATCCCGCCGGCGATCAGCACCGGGATCAGGAACTGGACGACCGAGGCGACGGTGAGCCGCACGCGGCTCGGGCCTGAAGGCATGACGGGACTCCTCGGGAGGGGGCGGTGGCACCGCAGAGGCTATCGCCCCGGCGAGCCGATGCCGGTGGTCATTCCGGGGCGCGGGGAAGCTCGCGACGCGATCCGTAGGCGCTCAGCAGGAACGGCAGCGCGGAGAGGGCCTGCACCAGCGCGCCGACCCACAGCGTCTCGCGGGCGCCGATCAGCGAGCCCAGGCCCCCGGCCAGCAGCGCCCCGAGCGGCATGATGCCCCACACCACGAACCGGATCGACGCGTTCATCCGCCCCAGCAGGCGCGGCGGGCACAGCCGCTGCCGCGCCGTGACCTGCACCATGTTGTAGCTGACGACGCAGAAGCTCAGCACCACCTCCGCGACGGAGAGGACGACGATCGCACGGGTGACGTCCAGCCCCGCGGCGACCGGGAACAGCGCCGTCGCGACGGCCGCCAGCGCCATCGACAGCCGCAGCATGACGCCCTCGCCGAGACGCTCGGCCAGGCGCGCCGCGAGCAGCGACCCGATGATTCCGCCCACCGCACCCGCGGTGAACAGGACGCCGAGCATCGCCGGGGGCGCGCCGACGTCCCGGAGCACGACCAGCGTCAGCAGGGTGAAGACGATCGTCGAGCCGAGGTTGGACAACCCGGTCGTCGTGACGAGCAGCCGCAGCAACGGCTGGGACGCCACGAACGCGATGCCCTCCCGGATCTCCACGAACAGGTTCTGCCGCTCGGACGCCGGAGCCGGGACCTCGTCGTCCCGGATGAACCCCAGCAGGAACGCTGACAGCGCGAACCCGATCGCGTTGGCCAGCATGAGGAAGGGGGCGGCGATCACGGCGAGCAGCCCGCCGGCGACGCCGGGGCCGCCCAGCCGCGCGACCTGCGCGACGCCCTCCAGGACGCCGTTGGCGCGCCCCACCTGCGCGCTGGGCACCAGGATCGGCAGGTAGCTCTGGTAGCCGACGTCGAAGAACACCGTGGCGACCCCGACCACGCCGGCGATGACGTAGAGGTGCCAGATGTGCAGGACGCCGGTCGCCCACAGCACGGGGATGGCGCAGATGGCGAGCGCGCGCACCCAGTCCGCCACGATCATCACCCGCCGCTTGCGCATCCGGTCGACCCAGCCGCCCGCGAGCAGGCCCACCAGGAGGAAGGCCGCGGTGTTGGCGGCGTTGAGGTAGCCCATCTCGGCCTCGGTGGCGTGCAGAAGCGTCACGGCGATGACCGGCATGGCGAGCAGTTCGAACTGGAAGCCGAACTGGCTCAGCGCCTGGCCGGCGAGCAGCAGTCGGAAGCCGGGGTGGCGCAGCGGGGATCCCGGATCCCGGCCGGGCGCCGGCGGCGAGGCGGGCGTGGACACGGCGTCCATCCTTCCACGGCGGCGGGGCCGGAGCGTGGGCGAGGCGCCGCCCGAACGCCGTCCCGGGTAGCGTCGGGGGCATGCTGAACGTGGACGGCCTGCTCAACCTGCGCGACCTCGGCGGGACCCCGACCCGGGACGGGGCGGTCGTGTTGCCCGGGCGGCTGTGGCGCTCGGAGAACCAGACGCTGCTGGAGCCGTCCGCCCTGGCGGCCCTGCAGGAGGCCGGGCTGAGCGACGTGATCGACCTGCGCAGCAACTTCGAGGCGCAGAACTCGCCGTCGCCGTTCGTGCGGCGTCCCGGGGTGACCTACCACCACCACAGCTACTTCGCCGGCGACTCCGATGCCGCGGTGCTGGCCAAGGCGCTGCCGTGGGAGGGCAAACAGCAGCAGATCCGCACCGGGGACGAGAATGCCGACACCTACCTCGACTACGTCCACGAGCGGCCCGACTCGGTGCTCGCCGCGGTCCGCGCGATCGCCCACGCGCCCGGCGCCGCGCTGGTGCACTGCGCCGTCGGCAAGGACCGCACCGGGTTCACCGTGGCGCTGGCGCTGGGCGCCGTCGGGGTGGCCGACGACCTGATCGTCGAGGACTACGCCCGGACCACCGCCGTCATCTGGGAGGTGGCGCAGCGGCTGTGGCAGGACCCGACCTACGCGCACCGCACCAACGCGGTCACCGCCGAGCACCTCGCCGCCCGGCCCGAGTCGATGCGCGCCGTGCTGGGCTACCTGGACGCCGAGCACGGGGGCGTGGCGCCGCTGCTGCGCGGGCTCGGCTGGACCGACGCCGACCAGGACGCCCTGGCCGCCCACCTGCTCGGCTCCTAGCCCCCCGGCTCAGAGGAGCGCGTCCAGGACGCCGTAGACCATCAGGCCCAGGAAGAACGCGACCACCGCGGACGCGACCATCGCCAGCGGCAGCACCACCCCCTGGACGAGGCGGCCCTCGCGGAGGTCCTCGGCGGTGTCCAGGGACGCCGCGGAGAACGTGGTGAAGCCGCCCAGCAGGCCCGCGGCCAGGACGGGATGCTGCTCGATGCCGCCCGGGATGCTCACGACCAGCGCCATCGCGAACGCGCCGATCACGTTGGTGACGAAGGTCGCGACCCGCGACGTCTTCCCGGCGCGCACGTGCAGCAGCGTGAGGGAGTAGCGCAGCACCGCGCCCACCCCGCCGGCCAGGGCGACCCACAGCCAGGTCATCCGCGGGACCTCCCCAGCGCGTGCCCCACGGCCAGCCCCGCCAGGGCCGCCGCGACGCCCGCGACGATCTGCCCCAGGACGAACCAGACGAGCCAGCCGGTCGCGGAGTCCCCGTAGCCGACGGCCGCGGAGAAGGCGTCCAGCGTGAACGCGCTGTAGGTGGTGAAGCCGCCCAGCACGCCGGTGCCCAGCAGCAGGCGCCACTCGGCGGCGCCCAGCCGGTCCGAGCGCGGCGGCGCGGCCGCCAGCACGCCGATCAGGAACGACCCCAGCACGTTCGCGACGAGGACCGCGTAGCCGGGCGGGTGGGCCGCGTCGTAGGGGAGCGCCAGGCTCAGCAGATACCGCGCCAGGGTGCCCACGGCGCCGCCGACGAAGACGAGCCCGAACCGCGCGGGCAGCCCGGGATCGGTCCGCACCGTCAGCGCCGCCCCGCCCGGGGGCACCGGGGCGTCCGAGCGGGGTGGCGGGGATCACGTCAGTCGAGCGCGTCGAACAGCGAGATCGCGGGGTCGATGATCTTGCCCGGGTTGAGGTTGCGGCCCGGGTCGGTCGCGTCGAACAGCGAGCGCATGATCGCCACGCCCTCGGCGGAGACCACCTGCTCCATCCAGGGGGCGTGCTCCATCCCGACGCCGTGGTGGTGCGACAGCGTCCCGCCGTTGTCGACGAAGGCCTGCTGGATCGAGGTCTTCAGCAGCGCGTACTCGGCGTCGGGGTTGTCGCCGACCTTGAA
Above is a window of Propioniciclava coleopterorum DNA encoding:
- a CDS encoding glucose 1-dehydrogenase; protein product: MQALTISPGTAQSLRLDEIDAPPVPDGEVLVDGLLLGVCGTDRELADGEYGWAPPGRDRLIIGHESLGRVAQAPPGSGFEPGDLVAGVVRRPDPVPCGACAHGEFDFCRNGRYTERGIKELDGFGVQRWTSAPEYLVKLDPALGRAGVLMEPCSVVAKAWDQVDRIGGRAWFEPRTAVVCGAGPVGLLAALLGVQRGLDVHVLDVVTAGPKPGLVADLGATYHTAGLDTLLDEVRVDVVIETTGVPAVLAAALRNATPYALTCLLGMHDPEPPVALDLATVGRDAVLGNTVVVGSVNANVAHWRAAAQALGEADCSWLLRLLNRTVPLSRAPEAFVPQPDDVKVVIDLQP
- the mgrA gene encoding L-glyceraldehyde 3-phosphate reductase — encoded protein: MPVLDPYAADTDRYDGRMPYRRTGDSGLMLPAVSLGLWHNFGDDVPFARQRDILRRAFDLGITHFDLANNYGPPYGAAEENFGRHLRTDFAPYREQLVISTKAGWDFWPGPYGNLGSRKYLLDSLDASLQRMGLDHVDIFYHHRADPDTPLEETMGALDHAVRSGRARYVGISSYSPSRTQRAVQILKEMGTPLLIHQPSYSMLNRWVEEGLLEVLQADGVGAIAFSPLAQGMLTNKYLGGIPGDSRAAQGKSLSEGLLTEENLAHISALNDIAAARGQSLAQMAIAWVLRQPAVTSALIGASSVKQLEDSAAAVQNLTFTDAELSAIDDHAREGGLNLWAGPSSVE
- a CDS encoding MFS transporter; the encoded protein is MSTPASPPAPGRDPGSPLRHPGFRLLLAGQALSQFGFQFELLAMPVIAVTLLHATEAEMGYLNAANTAAFLLVGLLAGGWVDRMRKRRVMIVADWVRALAICAIPVLWATGVLHIWHLYVIAGVVGVATVFFDVGYQSYLPILVPSAQVGRANGVLEGVAQVARLGGPGVAGGLLAVIAAPFLMLANAIGFALSAFLLGFIRDDEVPAPASERQNLFVEIREGIAFVASQPLLRLLVTTTGLSNLGSTIVFTLLTLVVLRDVGAPPAMLGVLFTAGAVGGIIGSLLAARLAERLGEGVMLRLSMALAAVATALFPVAAGLDVTRAIVVLSVAEVVLSFCVVSYNMVQVTARQRLCPPRLLGRMNASIRFVVWGIMPLGALLAGGLGSLIGARETLWVGALVQALSALPFLLSAYGSRRELPRAPE
- a CDS encoding tyrosine-protein phosphatase, with the protein product MLNVDGLLNLRDLGGTPTRDGAVVLPGRLWRSENQTLLEPSALAALQEAGLSDVIDLRSNFEAQNSPSPFVRRPGVTYHHHSYFAGDSDAAVLAKALPWEGKQQQIRTGDENADTYLDYVHERPDSVLAAVRAIAHAPGAALVHCAVGKDRTGFTVALALGAVGVADDLIVEDYARTTAVIWEVAQRLWQDPTYAHRTNAVTAEHLAARPESMRAVLGYLDAEHGGVAPLLRGLGWTDADQDALAAHLLGS
- a CDS encoding fluoride efflux transporter FluC — translated: MTWLWVALAGGVGAVLRYSLTLLHVRAGKTSRVATFVTNVIGAFAMALVVSIPGGIEQHPVLAAGLLGGFTTFSAASLDTAEDLREGRLVQGVVLPLAMVASAVVAFFLGLMVYGVLDALL
- a CDS encoding fluoride efflux transporter FluC; protein product: MPPGGAALTVRTDPGLPARFGLVFVGGAVGTLARYLLSLALPYDAAHPPGYAVLVANVLGSFLIGVLAAAPPRSDRLGAAEWRLLLGTGVLGGFTTYSAFTLDAFSAAVGYGDSATGWLVWFVLGQIVAGVAAALAGLAVGHALGRSRG